Proteins found in one Salvia splendens isolate huo1 chromosome 10, SspV2, whole genome shotgun sequence genomic segment:
- the LOC121752908 gene encoding uncharacterized protein LOC121752908 isoform X1, translating into MQGRKMWNRHMSLIQHTGTLREKKKGRMAACLRSLLLFSCLAAAFVALAFGEEALFPTMQTSAVVGREKGRFLAGDEQVNTTLILAEKRTQRKDPLDDFRKYRGGWNISNRHYWGSVAYTAVPFFIVGAIWFVVFGLCLIITCLYFCCCRKAPYGYSRVAYALSLILLTFFTIAAIIGCIILYTGQGKFHTSTINTLEYVVYQADTTSESLRNVSGYLAAAKQINVDQVILPPNVIGDIDSIQTKINSSASTLSTKTEDNSQKIKDLVQYVRLALIILSAVMLLLTFLGFVFSIFGMQVLVYLLVVAGWILVTGTFILCGIFLLLHNVTGDTCVAMNQWVQNPTAHTALDDILPCVDNATAQETLTKSKEVSSQLVTLMNTVISNISNANNVPNFLPLYFNQSGPPVPNVCNPFNPDLTSRACAPGETNLSNATEVLGGYVCQTSSNGICTTQGRLTLAMYTQMAASVNVSYGLFKYGPFLANVQDCSFVRDTFSAIEADHCPGLRRYSKWIYVGLVMVALAVMLSLLFWVIYGRERRHRVYTKAHTPPGAPGFDEDKHA; encoded by the exons atgCAAGGAAGAAAAATGTGGAATCGCCACATGTCACTTATTCAACACACAGGCACACTG agagaaaaaaaaaagggaagaaTGGCGGCGTGCTTGAGATCTCTGCTTCTTTTCTCATGCCTTGCAGCAGCATTTGTTGCATTGGCATTTGGGGAAGAAGCCCTTTTCCCAACTATGCAGACTTCAG CGGTGGTTgggagagagaaagggagatTTCTGGCAGGTGATGAACAAGTGAACACAACTCTGATTTTGGCTGAGAAGAGGACTCAGAGGAAAGACCCTCTTGATGATTTTCGCAAATACAGAGGAGGCTGGAATATCAGTAATCGCCATTACTGGGGT TCTGTGGCTTACACTGCTGTCCCCTTCTTCATTGTTGGCGCAATCTGGTTTGTCGTCTTCGGGTTATGCTTGATCATCACATGCCTCTACTTCTGCTGCTGCCGAAAGGCGCCTTATGGCTATTCTCGAGTCGCCTATGCCCTCTCTCTCATCCTCCTCACCTTCTTCACCATTGCAGCAAT CATTGGATGCATCATCTTGTACACTGGCCAAGGGAAATTCCACACCAGCACTATCAACACTTTGGAATACGTCGTCTATCAGGCCGACACCACATCCGAGAGTCTTAGAAATGTCTCGGGATATCTGGCTGCCGCCAAGCAAATCAACGTGGATCAAGTGATTCTGCCACCTAATGTCATAGGCGACATTGATAGCATCCAAACCAAGATAAACTCATCGGCCAGCACCCTCTCGACTAAAACCGAGGACAATTCACAGAAGATCAAGGATCTCGTTCAATATGT GAGACTGGCTCTTATCATACTCTCCGCCGTTATGCTTCTTCTAACGTTTCTTGGATTCG TGTTTTCAATCTTCGGAATGCAGGTCCTTGTTTACCT ATTGGTGGTCGCGGGATGGATTCTTGTGACCGGGACATTCATACTGTGCGGGATCTTTCTTCTTCTGCACAA TGTGACAGGGGATACGTGCGTAGCAATGAACCAGTGGGTCCAGAACCCGACTGCTCATACAGCTCTTGACGACATCCTGCCTTGCGTGGACAATGCCACCGCCCAAGAGACCTTGACCAAGAGCAAGGAAGTATCATCACAGCTCGTCACGTTGATGAACACGGTCATCTCCAACATCTCCAACGCCAACAACGTCCCCAACTTCCTCCCGTTGTACTTCAACCAATCAGGCCCTCCCGTGCCAAACGTGTGCAATCCGTTCAATCCCGACCTCACCAGCCGTGCTTGTGCACCCGGTGAGACCAACCTCAGCAATGCCACTGAG GTGTTAGGTGGCTACGTCTGCCAAACATCGTCGAACGGGATCTGCACGACACAGGGCCGTCTGACGCTGGCCATGTACACGCAGATGGCTGCTAGTGTGAATGTGAGCTATGGCTTGTTTAAGTATGGTCCTTTCTTGGCTAATGTTCAAGACTGTAGTTTTGTGAGGGACACGTTCTCAGCCATAGAGGCCGATCACTGTCCCGGACTGCGTAGGTATAGCAAGTGGATCTATGTGGGGCTCGTGATGGTTGCCCTCGCGGTCATGCTGTCTCTGCTGTTTTGGGTCATATACGGAAGGGAGAGGCGCCACCGTGTTTATACGAAGGCACACACGCCTCCAGGAGCACCGGGTTTCGATGAAGACAAGCATGCTTAG
- the LOC121750768 gene encoding TPD1 protein homolog 1-like, whose protein sequence is MRLAIAVFYILCFISTAFGKCGPNDIVVGTVRSGRVNRGLPEWDVQVVNNCNCSQSDIIVTCRGFQTVKPVDRSIFQTKGDYCLINRGRPIRPRADVRFTYAWDRPTFFFPYSTKSRC, encoded by the exons ATGAGGCTTGCAATTGCAGtgttttatattttgtgtttcatcTCAACAG CATTCGGTAAATGCGGACCGAACGACATTGTGGTCGGGACAGTGAGGAGCGGGAGGGTGAATAGAGGGTTGCCGGAGTGGGACGTGCAAGTTGTCAACAACTGCAACTGCTCACAGTCGGACATAATAGTAACTTGCCGTGGTTTTCAGACAGTTAAGCCTGTTGATCGGTCGATTTTCCAGACGAAAGGCGACTACTGCTTAATAAATCGAGGGCGCCCTATTCGTCCCCGAGCTGATGTTAGATTCACTTATGCTTGGGATCGACCCACCTTCTTCTTCCCTTACTCCACCAAATCTCGTTGTTGA
- the LOC121750767 gene encoding protein WHAT'S THIS FACTOR 1 homolog, chloroplastic-like isoform X2 gives MHKNPSFKLKDLALQLFDRCPLRKPTTMYRLQKPFAMNKTRESSISPCYIRIQIMHKTTAGRKPKKKIYHRVQELDRVMDLHKKPSVILQLKSIIQSQKTASLLLRDLEKEVGFVHKWTYMAVIERYPTVFRVFGGQGSPPAVTLTEKAKKIAFLESEARAEMDPILVRNLRKLLMLSVDCKLPLKNIDLISDELGLPHDFKNCVILKYPEFFRLDEMHGREFLHLENWDSSLAVTAREERMSSQELILNTKRVRISKDGNLPGPFAFQLRFPAGFRPNVSYLEEVERWQKMEFPSPYLNARRFEVSDPKSRKRAVAVLHELLSLTIEKRLTSAQLDAFHSEYRLPSRLLLCLIKHHGVFYVTNKGVKSTVILKEAYDGTTLLHKCPLIEYRDKFMALIGRNECSSCNE, from the exons ATGCATAAAAATCCGAGCTTTAAATTGAAGGACCTTGCACTCCAACTGTTCGACCGATGTCCTCTGAGAAAACCCACAACAATGTATAGACTGCAAAAACCATTTGCAATGAACAAAACGAGAGAATCCAGCATATCACCATGCTACATAAGGATTCAAATCATGCACAAAACAACTGCAGGTAGAAAGCCAAAGAAGAAGATATACCACAGAGTGCAAGAACTCGACAGAGTCATGGATCTTCACAAGAAGCCCTCTGTAATCCTTCAGCTCAAATCCATCATTCAATCCCAGAAAACAGCCTCCCTTCTGCTCAGAGATCTAGAGAAAGAAGTTGGCTTCGTGCATAAATGGACTTACATGGCCGTGATTGAGAGATACCCTACCGTTTTTCGTGTATTCGGTGGTCAGGGGTCGCCTCCCGCGGTTACATTGACTGAAAAAGCTAAAAAGATTGCATTTTTAGAGTCGGAGGCGAGGGCGGAGATGGATCCGATTTTGGTTAGGAATTTGAGGAAGCTTTTGATGCTTTCAGTTGATTGTAAACTCCCCTTGAAAAACATTGATTTGATCTCTGATGAGTTGGGATTGCCTCATGATTTCAAGAACTGTGTGATTCTGAAATACCCCGAGTTTTTCAGATTGGATGAGATGCATGGGAGGGAGTTTCTGCATTTGGAGAATTGGGATTCTTCGCTAGCAGTAACTGCTCGCGAGGAGAGGATGTCGTCTCAAGAACTCATCCTCAATACGAAACGGGTTAGGATATCCAAAGATGGGAACCTTCCGGGGCCCTTTGCGTTCCAATTGAGGTTTCCTGCTGGTTTTAGGCCGAATGTGAGTTATCTTGAGGAGGTTGAGAGGTGGCAGAAAATGGAATTCCCTTCTCCTTACTTGAACGCGAGGAGGTTTGAAGTGTCCGACCCAAAGTCTCGAAAGAGAGCTGTGGCAGTGCTTCATGAGCTCTTGAGTTTAACCATAGAGAAGAGATTGACTTCTGCTCAGCTGGACGCGTTCCACTCAGAATACCGGCTGCCTTCTCGACTCCTgctctgcttgatcaagcatcACGGCGTGTTTTATGTTACTAACAAAGGTGTGAAGAGCACTGTGATTCTCAAGGAGGCTTATGATGGGACAACATTGCTTCATAAGTGTCCTTTGATTGAGTATAGAGATAAATTCATGGCTCTTATAGGGAGGAACGAGTGCAGTTCGTGCAACGAg TGA
- the LOC121753223 gene encoding uncharacterized protein LOC121753223 has product MATSSRRSSAPVMAGHRAAAAHRNSSFMTSDSSPFASSSYYSSSPSAGFFNQRRAASPTRVNLHGLSPPPPSRSVRFSIDGSISPRRSIQAPPQRNQVVQRSGGNIQKRTCLCSPTNHPGSFRCALHKNSGGGNQSISYSPNRLNMRRSAMTNSLVRIGTVEGDLMKRTLAALIRPSSHQQRRRADFRPRQSRLSAMSSANDI; this is encoded by the coding sequence ATGGCTACGTCTTCTAGAAGGTCGAGCGCCCCGGTTATGGCGGGGCACCGCGCCGCCGCTGCCCACCGGAATTCCTCGTTCATGACGTCGGATTCGTCACCGTTCGCCTCGTCCAGCTACTATTCGTCGTCTCCTTCAGCTGGTTTCTTCAACCAGCGCCGTGCGGCGTCTCCGACGCGCGTCAACCTCCACGGCTTGTCCCCGCCGCCTCCATCGCGGTCCGTTCGCTTCTCGATCGACGGATCTATATCGCCGAGGCGATCGATCCAGGCGCCGCCGCAGCGGAACCAGGTCGTGCAGAGGAGCGGTGGGAATATTCAGAAGAGGACGTGCCTGTGCTCGCCGACGAATCATCCAGGTTCGTTTCGATGCGCTTTGCACAAAAACAGCGGTGGTGGTAATCAATCGATTTCCTACTCTCCGAATCGGTTGAACATGAGGCGATCCGCGATGACGAATTCTCTGGTGCGGATCGGCACCGTGGAGGGAGATCTGATGAAGCGAACCCTCGCGGCTTTGATTCGCCCGTCCTCGCACCAGCAGCGTCGCCGAGCTGATTTCCGGCCGCGGCAGAGCCGTCTCTCGGCCATGTCCAGCGCCAACGACATCTGA
- the LOC121750767 gene encoding protein WHAT'S THIS FACTOR 1 homolog, chloroplastic-like isoform X1: protein MHKNPSFKLKDLALQLFDRCPLRKPTTMYRLQKPFAMNKTRESSISPCYIRIQIMHKTTAGRKPKKKIYHRVQELDRVMDLHKKPSVILQLKSIIQSQKTASLLLRDLEKEVGFVHKWTYMAVIERYPTVFRVFGGQGSPPAVTLTEKAKKIAFLESEARAEMDPILVRNLRKLLMLSVDCKLPLKNIDLISDELGLPHDFKNCVILKYPEFFRLDEMHGREFLHLENWDSSLAVTAREERMSSQELILNTKRVRISKDGNLPGPFAFQLRFPAGFRPNVSYLEEVERWQKMEFPSPYLNARRFEVSDPKSRKRAVAVLHELLSLTIEKRLTSAQLDAFHSEYRLPSRLLLCLIKHHGVFYVTNKGVKSTVILKEAYDGTTLLHKCPLIEYRDKFMALIGRNECSSCNEQ, encoded by the exons ATGCATAAAAATCCGAGCTTTAAATTGAAGGACCTTGCACTCCAACTGTTCGACCGATGTCCTCTGAGAAAACCCACAACAATGTATAGACTGCAAAAACCATTTGCAATGAACAAAACGAGAGAATCCAGCATATCACCATGCTACATAAGGATTCAAATCATGCACAAAACAACTGCAGGTAGAAAGCCAAAGAAGAAGATATACCACAGAGTGCAAGAACTCGACAGAGTCATGGATCTTCACAAGAAGCCCTCTGTAATCCTTCAGCTCAAATCCATCATTCAATCCCAGAAAACAGCCTCCCTTCTGCTCAGAGATCTAGAGAAAGAAGTTGGCTTCGTGCATAAATGGACTTACATGGCCGTGATTGAGAGATACCCTACCGTTTTTCGTGTATTCGGTGGTCAGGGGTCGCCTCCCGCGGTTACATTGACTGAAAAAGCTAAAAAGATTGCATTTTTAGAGTCGGAGGCGAGGGCGGAGATGGATCCGATTTTGGTTAGGAATTTGAGGAAGCTTTTGATGCTTTCAGTTGATTGTAAACTCCCCTTGAAAAACATTGATTTGATCTCTGATGAGTTGGGATTGCCTCATGATTTCAAGAACTGTGTGATTCTGAAATACCCCGAGTTTTTCAGATTGGATGAGATGCATGGGAGGGAGTTTCTGCATTTGGAGAATTGGGATTCTTCGCTAGCAGTAACTGCTCGCGAGGAGAGGATGTCGTCTCAAGAACTCATCCTCAATACGAAACGGGTTAGGATATCCAAAGATGGGAACCTTCCGGGGCCCTTTGCGTTCCAATTGAGGTTTCCTGCTGGTTTTAGGCCGAATGTGAGTTATCTTGAGGAGGTTGAGAGGTGGCAGAAAATGGAATTCCCTTCTCCTTACTTGAACGCGAGGAGGTTTGAAGTGTCCGACCCAAAGTCTCGAAAGAGAGCTGTGGCAGTGCTTCATGAGCTCTTGAGTTTAACCATAGAGAAGAGATTGACTTCTGCTCAGCTGGACGCGTTCCACTCAGAATACCGGCTGCCTTCTCGACTCCTgctctgcttgatcaagcatcACGGCGTGTTTTATGTTACTAACAAAGGTGTGAAGAGCACTGTGATTCTCAAGGAGGCTTATGATGGGACAACATTGCTTCATAAGTGTCCTTTGATTGAGTATAGAGATAAATTCATGGCTCTTATAGGGAGGAACGAGTGCAGTTCGTGCAACGAg CAGTGA
- the LOC121750631 gene encoding prostatic spermine-binding protein-like, translating to MEAQTAAAFLAQSLSTFAIQALLLQISTALLSTIGALANAAESTVLDRLLMTELGMKKQPENQEASEDEDDDDENDDEDEDDDEGGDGEDEDAGGDEEGEDQGGDEEDPEDVPAANGDGAGSGEDEEEDEDDEDEDDDDDGDEDEEEEEEEEETPEPPTKRRK from the exons ATGGAGGCTCAAACTGCGGCTGCGTTCCTCGCTCAGAGCCTCTCCACCTTCGCGATTCAGGCTCTCCTCCTTCAAATTTCCACCGCTCTTCTCTCCACG ATAGGAGCTCTTGCAAACGCAGCTGAATCAACAGTGCTAGATAG GCTTTTGATGACTGAGCTCGGCATGAAGAAGCAGCCTGAGAATCAAGAAGCCAGTGAAGacgaggatgatgatgatgaaaacgatgatgaggatgaggatgatgatgaaGGTGGAGATGGGGAGGATGAAGATGCCGGAGGGGACGAGGAAGGGGAGGACCAAGGTGGTGATGAGGAGGACCCGGAGGACGTTCCCGCTGCAAATGGTGATGGTGCTGGAAGTGGggaggatgaggaagaagacgaGGATGACGAGgacgaagatgatgatgatgatggtgacgaggatgaggaagaggaggaggaagaagaggagacTCCAGAGCCACCTACTAAAAGGAGGAAGTGA
- the LOC121753222 gene encoding topless-related protein 1-like translates to MASLGKDLTFLIMQFCDEENLKKTARMLEQESGYFFNTKYFEELVLDGNWEEAEKYLSSFTVIKDNKYSTKIYFEIRKQKYLEALDKHEFHTAIDILKKDLKVFAQSNEELYKEMARLLALDDLRENDSLALYGDALTARNGLLGDLRAVIEANPLLQGKTRFPQIDKSRLRRLINQSLNWQHMLCTRPLWNPHIDTLFTDHRCPGSDNMQAQLSSLPPSPVAVEWPLSGDSSTDSLVTIDQVTAALAEEGRLYADVKSTEHINEGEGSQTDISTCCQASRKELPIEFPSTVERVLDMGSIMTSMDFHPVHEALLLVGKLSGDVEIWDVAGYKKLFSRAFVVNLLTEKVDKNHAIAVNRVLWSPDGCLFGVAYSKNELHLYDKNGSSFDKKFEIDAHIGSVNDLAFSKPNKMLVIISCGDDKLIKVWDAATGAKLYTFEGNKDPVYSLFPGLKRDIHFLFSISISGEIKVWLFDNKGSRVAYCAPGSCCTRMACGNKRLFLCGTEENGESYLVEWDENEGNIVRNYQSLSKRSSTVVQFNTCLDRFLAAGDEHVIKIWDMDSDKLLAVIDADGGLQARPDICFSKKGNLLAVSAVDNRIKILANDSGRRFLQEAAFDFGDSAKRVTESFSNLSVGSSPFPCQGVAGGNGTMATNVFKIVEVSRCQSMLLTSGVKTNLIRRLVYTHTGNGILALAEDGTHLLWRWAKSGKATMKCAPQLWQPRSGLLMTNDLPDKSGDVVTPCLSLSKNDSYIVSSSGRMISLYNLVAFKKMRNVMPSPPAATCLLFYPPDNNIIAIGMDDSTILIYNMRVDERISKLEGHSKQISGMAFSTNLNVLVSCGVDTQIVLWDSITWEKKKSTVLQVSVGWVTYDLSETNVELDKDQQHFLAVHETQLAIYETATLRRVKQWTITTFCTRISHATYSCDSRMVYAAMRDGIVLILSAVDLVPRIEIDSSAYLPPQLSCYVDPVVVASHPHKPEQFVLGLSNGGVVVIEPEESHGQWTIKNHLES, encoded by the exons ATGGCGTCTCTCGGGAAAGACCTAACGTTCTTGATCATGCAGTTCTGTGATGAGGAGAATCTTAAGAAGACCGCACGCAT GCTTGAGCAAGAATCGGGCTATTTCTTCAATACGAAGTATTTCGAGGAGCTGGTGCTGGACGGGAACTGGGAAGAGGCAGAGAAGTATCTCTCGAGCTTCACAGTCATTAAAGATAACAAATACTCTACCAAGATATATTTTGAGATTAGGAAGCAAAAGTATCTTGAGGCCTTAGATAA GCACGAGTTTCATACCGCCATAGACATCCTTAAGAAGGATCTCAAGGTTTTTGCACAATCGAACGAAGAATTGTACAAAGAAATGGCTCGGCTCTTGGCACTAGATGACTTGAG GGAAAATGATTCGCTCGCCCTTTATGGAGACGCGTTAACTGCCAGAAACGGCCTCCTAGGCGATCTTCGGGCTGTCATCGAGGCAAACCCCCTTCTCCAAGGAAAAACGAGGTTTCCTCAAATAGATAAGTCGAGGTTGAGGCGTTTGATTAACCAGAG TTTGAACTGGCAGCACATGCTATGCACGCGTCCTCTCTGGAACCCACATATCGACACCCTCTTTACAGATCATAGGTGCCCCGGATCCGATAATATGCAGGCTCAACTGAGCTCGTTG CCGCCTTCACCTGTTGCAGTTGAATGGCCTCTCTCCGGAGACTCGTCAACTGATTCCCTCGTTACAATCGACCAAG TAACTGCAGCTTTGGCTGAGGAGGGTAGGCTCTATGCCGATGTAAAGTCAACGGAACATATAAATGAG GGGGAGGGCTCGCAGACTGATATTTCCACCTGTTGTCAAGCTTCTAGAAAAGAACTTCCTATCGAATTTCCTAGCACGGTCGAAcgggttttggatatgggctcgaTCATGACTAGCATGGATTTTCATCCTGTTCATGAGGCTTTGTTATTAG TCGGGAAATTGTCCGGTGATGTAGAAATCTGGGACGTTGCTGGTTACAAGAAGCTGTTCAGCAGAGCATTTGTGGTCAATTTGTTAACG GAGAAAGTGGATAAAAACCATGCCATCGCTGTTAATCGTGTATTGTGGAGCCCTGATGGTTGTCTATTTG GGGTTGCATATTCGAAAAACGAGCTACATTTGTATGATAAAAATGGCAGTTCCTTTGATAAGAAATTTGAG ATCGACGCACATATTGGCAGTGTGAATGATCTAGCATTCTCTAAACCAAATAAAATGCTTGTTATCATAAGCTGTGGTGATGACAAGTTGATTAAG GTTTGGGATGCAGCAACTGGTGCTAAACTGTATACCTTTGAGGGCAACAAGGATCCCGTGTACTCACTATTTCCTGGTTTGAAGAGAGATATCCAT TTCCTGTTTTCCATTTCCATAAGTGGTGAGATAAAAGTATGGTTGTTCGATAATAAAGGATCGAGGGTGGCTTATTGTGCTCCTGGTTCCTGTTGTACGAGAATGGCTTGTGGCAATAAAAG gcTGTTTTTGTGTGGGACGGAGGAAAACGGAGAATCCTACCTTGTTGAATGGGACGAGAATGAAGGGAATATTGTTAGGAATTACCAGTCACTTAGCAAACGCTCTTCGACTGTGGTTCAATTCAATACCTGCCTCGACCGGTTTCTGGCTGCTGGAGATGAGCATGTGATCAAAATCTGGGATATGGACAGCGACAAACTTTTAGCCGTTATTGATGCAGATGGTGGTTTGCAA GCGCGCCCGGATATTTGCTTCAGTAAGAAAGGGAATCTATTGGCTGTTTCTGCTGTTGATAATCGAATCAAGATCTTGGCAAATGATTCTGGCCGTCGTTTTCTGCAAGAAGCCGCCTTCGATTTTGGTGATTCTGCTAAACGTGTAACAGAATCCTTCAGCAAT CTTTCTGTAGGTTCGTCGCCTTTCCCATGTCAAGGAGTTGCAGGAGGTAACGGGACTATG GCAACGAACGTTTTTAAAATCGTTGAAGTTTCTCGCTGCCAATCCATGCTACTCACTTCTGGAGTCAAGACTAATCTG ATACGGAGATTGGTGTACACGCACACAGGTAATGGCATTCTTGCATTAGCAGAAGACGGCACTCATCTACTGTGGAGATGGGCGAAGAGTGGCAAGGCAACGATGAAATGTGCCCCTCAGTTATGGCAGCCGAGAAGCGGATTGTTAATGACCAACGACCTTCCTGATAAGAGCGGGGATGTGGTCACGCCATGCCTTTCGCTGTCCAAGAACGACTCTTATATAGTATCTTCGTCGGGGAGGATGATCAGTCTCTACAACTTGGTGGCATTCAAG AAAATGAGGAATGTGATGCCATCACCGCCTGCTGCAACGTGCCTCTTGTTCTATCCACCAGACAACAACATAATAGCTATAGGCATGGATGACTCAACGATTCTCATCTACAATATGCGCGTTGATGAG CGGATAAGCAAGCTTGAGGGGCATTCCAAACAAATCAGCGGAATGGCTTTTTCGACCAATCTAAACGTGCTCGTTTCTTGTGGGGTCGATACTCAG ATTGTGCTGTGGGACTCTATCACATGGGAGAAGAAGAAAAGCACGGTGCTGCAGGTCTCGGTTGGCTGGGTGACATATGACTTGTCAGAGACGAACGTTGAACTAGACAAGGATCAGCAGCACTTTCTAGCAGTGCACGAGACTCAGCTCGCCATATATGAAACTGCAACACTACGACGCGTGAAGCAG TGGACGATCACCACCTTCTGCACTCGCATTTCCCATGCGACCTACTCTTGTGATAGTCGGATGGTGTATGCTGCCATGAGAGACGGGATCGTCTTGATACTCAGTGCAGTGGACCTCGTCCCACGCATTGAGATAGATTCGTCTGCGTACCTTCCGCCCCAACTAAG CTGTTACGTGGATCCGGTTGTTGTTGCGTCTCATCCACATAAGCCGGAGCAATTTGTGTTGGGATTGTCGAACGGTGGAGTGGTCGTTATCGAACCTGAAGAATCTCATGGCCAATGGACCATCAAGAACCACCTTGAATCTTGA
- the LOC121752908 gene encoding uncharacterized protein LOC121752908 isoform X2 → MAACLRSLLLFSCLAAAFVALAFGEEALFPTMQTSAVVGREKGRFLAGDEQVNTTLILAEKRTQRKDPLDDFRKYRGGWNISNRHYWGSVAYTAVPFFIVGAIWFVVFGLCLIITCLYFCCCRKAPYGYSRVAYALSLILLTFFTIAAIIGCIILYTGQGKFHTSTINTLEYVVYQADTTSESLRNVSGYLAAAKQINVDQVILPPNVIGDIDSIQTKINSSASTLSTKTEDNSQKIKDLVQYVRLALIILSAVMLLLTFLGFVFSIFGMQVLVYLLVVAGWILVTGTFILCGIFLLLHNVTGDTCVAMNQWVQNPTAHTALDDILPCVDNATAQETLTKSKEVSSQLVTLMNTVISNISNANNVPNFLPLYFNQSGPPVPNVCNPFNPDLTSRACAPGETNLSNATEVLGGYVCQTSSNGICTTQGRLTLAMYTQMAASVNVSYGLFKYGPFLANVQDCSFVRDTFSAIEADHCPGLRRYSKWIYVGLVMVALAVMLSLLFWVIYGRERRHRVYTKAHTPPGAPGFDEDKHA, encoded by the exons aTGGCGGCGTGCTTGAGATCTCTGCTTCTTTTCTCATGCCTTGCAGCAGCATTTGTTGCATTGGCATTTGGGGAAGAAGCCCTTTTCCCAACTATGCAGACTTCAG CGGTGGTTgggagagagaaagggagatTTCTGGCAGGTGATGAACAAGTGAACACAACTCTGATTTTGGCTGAGAAGAGGACTCAGAGGAAAGACCCTCTTGATGATTTTCGCAAATACAGAGGAGGCTGGAATATCAGTAATCGCCATTACTGGGGT TCTGTGGCTTACACTGCTGTCCCCTTCTTCATTGTTGGCGCAATCTGGTTTGTCGTCTTCGGGTTATGCTTGATCATCACATGCCTCTACTTCTGCTGCTGCCGAAAGGCGCCTTATGGCTATTCTCGAGTCGCCTATGCCCTCTCTCTCATCCTCCTCACCTTCTTCACCATTGCAGCAAT CATTGGATGCATCATCTTGTACACTGGCCAAGGGAAATTCCACACCAGCACTATCAACACTTTGGAATACGTCGTCTATCAGGCCGACACCACATCCGAGAGTCTTAGAAATGTCTCGGGATATCTGGCTGCCGCCAAGCAAATCAACGTGGATCAAGTGATTCTGCCACCTAATGTCATAGGCGACATTGATAGCATCCAAACCAAGATAAACTCATCGGCCAGCACCCTCTCGACTAAAACCGAGGACAATTCACAGAAGATCAAGGATCTCGTTCAATATGT GAGACTGGCTCTTATCATACTCTCCGCCGTTATGCTTCTTCTAACGTTTCTTGGATTCG TGTTTTCAATCTTCGGAATGCAGGTCCTTGTTTACCT ATTGGTGGTCGCGGGATGGATTCTTGTGACCGGGACATTCATACTGTGCGGGATCTTTCTTCTTCTGCACAA TGTGACAGGGGATACGTGCGTAGCAATGAACCAGTGGGTCCAGAACCCGACTGCTCATACAGCTCTTGACGACATCCTGCCTTGCGTGGACAATGCCACCGCCCAAGAGACCTTGACCAAGAGCAAGGAAGTATCATCACAGCTCGTCACGTTGATGAACACGGTCATCTCCAACATCTCCAACGCCAACAACGTCCCCAACTTCCTCCCGTTGTACTTCAACCAATCAGGCCCTCCCGTGCCAAACGTGTGCAATCCGTTCAATCCCGACCTCACCAGCCGTGCTTGTGCACCCGGTGAGACCAACCTCAGCAATGCCACTGAG GTGTTAGGTGGCTACGTCTGCCAAACATCGTCGAACGGGATCTGCACGACACAGGGCCGTCTGACGCTGGCCATGTACACGCAGATGGCTGCTAGTGTGAATGTGAGCTATGGCTTGTTTAAGTATGGTCCTTTCTTGGCTAATGTTCAAGACTGTAGTTTTGTGAGGGACACGTTCTCAGCCATAGAGGCCGATCACTGTCCCGGACTGCGTAGGTATAGCAAGTGGATCTATGTGGGGCTCGTGATGGTTGCCCTCGCGGTCATGCTGTCTCTGCTGTTTTGGGTCATATACGGAAGGGAGAGGCGCCACCGTGTTTATACGAAGGCACACACGCCTCCAGGAGCACCGGGTTTCGATGAAGACAAGCATGCTTAG